The Caulifigura coniformis genome includes a region encoding these proteins:
- a CDS encoding endonuclease/exonuclease/phosphatase family protein, whose amino-acid sequence MPNESAATRRSWWRRIPGIAGKCAVALFVLGLAVRLTVRDRWVVANTLYYATPWSILFVLGCLSAVWLRRRRAARPLAWVTGLVAVACAGIWFSTSWRTGPSARGAGDVRAMTWNLAHGRWGLEGLAKAAAMHEPDIALFVEADPSRIDVRAIFKSAFPEHHVFLLGGGIVLVSRWPGGDARAYQFGSEKTESRIREIDLATPWGTWTVFGCDMASNTLYQREPHFRELAERIAGCPHPVICTGDFNTPLDSLHVEKLRAGGLTEAFEAAGEGYLPTWPVPAPVLSLDQMWISKGLKPVGCVRRWNWRSDHAAVITEIGIEPAP is encoded by the coding sequence ATGCCGAATGAATCCGCAGCAACCAGGCGTTCCTGGTGGAGAAGAATCCCCGGGATCGCGGGGAAGTGCGCCGTCGCATTGTTCGTCCTGGGGCTGGCCGTACGGCTGACCGTCCGGGACCGCTGGGTGGTCGCCAACACTCTCTACTATGCGACCCCGTGGTCGATTCTTTTCGTTCTGGGATGCCTCTCGGCGGTCTGGCTGAGGAGGCGTCGAGCCGCCCGCCCGCTGGCGTGGGTGACGGGGCTGGTGGCAGTCGCCTGCGCGGGGATCTGGTTTTCCACATCGTGGAGAACCGGTCCATCAGCGCGGGGAGCGGGGGACGTGCGGGCGATGACCTGGAATCTCGCGCACGGGCGCTGGGGACTGGAGGGGCTGGCGAAGGCGGCCGCGATGCACGAACCGGACATCGCACTTTTCGTGGAGGCGGACCCCAGCCGGATTGATGTGCGGGCCATCTTCAAGTCAGCGTTCCCGGAGCATCATGTGTTCCTGCTGGGGGGCGGGATCGTCCTGGTGTCGCGCTGGCCGGGCGGGGACGCACGGGCGTACCAGTTCGGATCGGAGAAGACTGAAAGCCGGATCCGGGAGATCGACCTGGCGACTCCGTGGGGGACGTGGACGGTGTTCGGCTGCGACATGGCTTCAAACACCCTCTATCAGCGAGAGCCGCATTTCCGCGAACTGGCCGAGCGGATCGCAGGCTGTCCGCATCCAGTGATCTGCACGGGAGATTTCAATACGCCGTTGGACTCGCTGCATGTCGAGAAACTGCGGGCCGGAGGGCTCACCGAGGCCTTTGAAGCGGCCGGCGAGGGTTACCTGCCGACGTGGCCCGTTCCGGCGCCAGTCCTGTCGCTCGACCAGATGTGGATCAGCAAGGGACTGAAGCCTGTCGGCTGCGTGCGCCGCTGGAACTGGCGGAGCGACCACGCGGCGGTCATCACAGAGATCGGCATTGAGCCTGCGCCGTGA
- a CDS encoding outer membrane protein assembly factor BamB family protein: MACRWLMGLLTALAVWGPHPASGQVFVDDDLEARRQRREAHSPRIENALLQANAVQKSNPDLALDILQSIFDAPEDSYYETPTGCSVKDAAEAVLLADPETLLKAYERRFESAASGLLEKARRQEGLAARREVVRRYALTAAGRAAMMELAQAACDSGDAATMLRIASRLRRTPDAIQEFEPQLSLMEVWAHREMRNNDAVRARLDDLKQRFPEALVLDGRRVPWFNDDAGRERWLETLLPAMGPSDPPQGLPSWPMAHGDRRRNGVASQTPPFLDTAWKAPLADQFDDIRKYDDPWNDADIKLVNQAAADVEARFRKDGLNPLPVAAPLVTENLAIVAGFGTVKAFDLKTGDLQWSSEPVDQTLAALLAGTDSFLRTPRTQLMQQFVGQRAYRDHVDAALSTDGQRVYHVGHSGLVGLQPNAGALPVSNRGASPLLPRNYNHLQAYDLQGGRCLWSIGGPPRRLDAAFDGPQDEFSFDGAFFHSAPIPWDGQLLCVVEQSRQLRIVAIDPGTNPETAPPLWSQPLLNSDLDLVYSSERRFAGVNVALDGSTLVAALGNGTVIGFDVADRRWLWLTTYADPQPVDYRRMLQVNRIGRSVNDNVNLDVTLDVKEWSDTRTLFAGRNVLVTPADDSRLLCLDRESGKPLWTRPREQAMSLGGVHDEVILLVGKSDIRGLSLKNGETLWTTSIPPASGRGIRMGGRYVLPLSTAEVLTVDITSGAPCARSPLASGEPAGNLAAAGGTLVTQTGSGFRVFRSSGEITNDIKQRLAQNPGDPVALALRGEVKLHAGDITGGEQDLKAINDPPPRIKQVLAWTLVNGLERDFGLYYTPELKLDDLPADAGLRAQAWAAVSKGLQARNDLPGALLAALRGGEGINPLADRLLDRDDSLRVRENRLVRGRLDDLWASMSPEQRGESIDRVRERVRQLDSAAPEYFRLHEMLTDSILPDDLELDYLLRKTLHVALLEQRLLRLRQSEDARVAARANLELLRIATQEPRMRPSALIVGDLTGRLKDVLLDDGKTAGELAQSLLNQPDFLKRQENARTLSGELVATGLDDTSGIFDLPASLGEFGQRSPILQGWSFASDAMQAQLTVTDARGAIMMQERINHAMTGLTPRVSTSGRLALAETADGFRILNVVANETVISATLSSEPFEPFFGGNIAGRVPVNGRRGGSTRPVAPLRPEHLAYIKGAQLLVVDPLTGREHWARTVEPNLDISSDADYIATQDARGRIQVYRASDGRRVREATLPPGGMLYPDYRHDVQRLIRLQEKDAVQVGLFHPATETWTWQRKFPNETRFDVLDGRSLCALEPGGGFVILAEDGHEIVNTRLEAPADLQAMEIFQDGARIYVVAVRFGGVSILSSIPRGPQRPISARLIAVQREDGRTLWARDFDRMVLDPMQPGQWPFLLATAAGEQDEANEERTPSPTWAYLLDRATGKTLHAAELPPTGGSQRGWKIDPVSGAVNLKVGGVGLQVTPRSAPAPAEEVKKPVPNPEGNPAEPPPPPPEAKPGN, translated from the coding sequence ATGGCATGCCGCTGGCTGATGGGGCTGCTGACGGCGCTGGCCGTCTGGGGGCCGCACCCCGCTTCAGGCCAGGTCTTCGTCGATGACGACCTGGAAGCGAGACGTCAGCGTCGCGAAGCCCACTCGCCGCGGATCGAGAACGCGCTGCTCCAGGCGAACGCGGTCCAGAAATCGAACCCCGATCTCGCGCTCGACATCCTGCAGAGTATCTTCGACGCCCCGGAGGATTCGTATTACGAAACGCCAACGGGTTGCAGCGTGAAGGATGCGGCCGAGGCCGTGTTGCTCGCCGACCCGGAAACGCTCCTCAAAGCTTACGAACGGCGCTTCGAGTCCGCAGCCAGCGGCCTGCTCGAAAAGGCCCGTCGCCAGGAAGGTCTTGCGGCCCGGCGCGAAGTCGTCCGCAGGTATGCGCTCACCGCCGCCGGGCGCGCTGCCATGATGGAACTTGCCCAGGCCGCCTGCGACTCGGGCGACGCGGCGACGATGCTCCGGATCGCTTCCCGGCTGCGGCGAACGCCAGATGCCATCCAGGAATTCGAGCCGCAACTCAGCCTGATGGAAGTCTGGGCTCACCGCGAGATGCGGAACAACGACGCCGTCCGCGCCCGGCTGGACGACCTGAAACAACGTTTCCCGGAAGCCCTCGTGCTCGATGGCCGACGCGTCCCCTGGTTCAACGACGATGCAGGCCGCGAACGCTGGCTGGAAACCCTCCTGCCCGCCATGGGACCGAGTGATCCGCCGCAGGGCCTCCCCTCGTGGCCGATGGCACACGGTGATCGACGCCGCAACGGCGTCGCGTCGCAAACCCCTCCATTTCTCGATACGGCCTGGAAGGCCCCCCTGGCCGACCAGTTCGACGACATTCGTAAATACGACGATCCCTGGAACGATGCCGACATCAAGCTGGTGAACCAGGCTGCGGCCGATGTCGAAGCCCGCTTCCGGAAGGACGGTCTCAATCCGCTTCCCGTGGCCGCGCCGCTCGTCACGGAGAATCTCGCGATCGTCGCCGGCTTTGGCACGGTCAAGGCTTTTGACCTCAAGACGGGCGATCTCCAGTGGTCGTCCGAGCCCGTCGACCAGACTCTGGCTGCCCTGCTCGCCGGAACGGATTCCTTCCTGCGCACGCCCCGGACGCAATTGATGCAGCAGTTCGTCGGGCAGCGCGCATACCGCGATCATGTCGACGCCGCACTCAGCACGGACGGCCAGCGGGTCTATCACGTCGGACACAGCGGCCTGGTCGGGCTGCAGCCGAACGCCGGCGCTCTCCCGGTTTCGAATCGCGGCGCCAGCCCGCTCCTTCCGCGAAACTACAATCATCTGCAGGCGTATGACCTCCAGGGGGGCCGCTGCCTCTGGTCGATCGGAGGCCCGCCGAGGCGACTCGATGCTGCCTTCGATGGCCCCCAGGACGAGTTCAGTTTCGACGGCGCCTTCTTCCATTCCGCGCCGATTCCCTGGGACGGCCAGCTGCTGTGCGTCGTGGAACAGTCCCGCCAGCTTCGAATCGTTGCCATCGACCCCGGGACGAATCCTGAAACCGCCCCGCCCCTCTGGTCGCAGCCCCTGCTGAACTCGGATCTCGACCTGGTCTACTCCTCGGAGCGCCGGTTTGCGGGAGTGAACGTCGCGCTCGATGGCTCCACGCTCGTCGCGGCCCTCGGCAACGGCACGGTCATCGGATTCGATGTCGCCGACCGTCGCTGGCTGTGGCTGACCACCTACGCCGATCCGCAGCCCGTCGACTACCGCCGCATGTTGCAGGTCAATCGCATCGGCCGCTCCGTCAATGACAACGTCAACCTCGACGTCACGCTGGATGTGAAGGAATGGTCCGACACGAGAACGCTTTTCGCAGGCCGCAATGTGCTTGTGACCCCCGCGGACGATTCGCGGCTCCTCTGCCTGGATCGTGAATCGGGCAAGCCCCTCTGGACGCGGCCCCGCGAGCAGGCCATGTCACTGGGGGGCGTGCACGACGAGGTCATTCTGCTGGTCGGGAAATCGGACATTCGAGGGCTCAGCCTGAAGAACGGCGAGACGCTCTGGACGACGTCGATTCCCCCCGCGAGCGGCCGCGGCATTCGCATGGGGGGCCGTTACGTGCTGCCACTGTCGACGGCCGAAGTCCTGACCGTCGACATCACCTCGGGAGCGCCCTGCGCCCGCTCGCCACTCGCCTCTGGCGAACCGGCCGGTAACCTCGCTGCGGCCGGCGGAACGCTCGTCACCCAGACCGGCTCCGGATTCCGCGTCTTCCGCTCCTCGGGGGAGATCACGAATGACATCAAACAGCGACTGGCGCAGAACCCGGGTGATCCCGTCGCGCTCGCGCTCCGCGGCGAGGTCAAGCTGCATGCCGGCGACATCACCGGCGGCGAGCAGGATCTGAAAGCGATCAACGATCCGCCCCCCCGCATCAAACAGGTGCTGGCATGGACGCTGGTGAACGGTCTCGAACGCGACTTCGGGCTGTACTACACGCCCGAACTGAAACTGGATGACCTGCCCGCCGATGCCGGCCTCCGCGCACAGGCGTGGGCGGCCGTCTCGAAGGGTTTGCAGGCGCGGAACGACCTGCCCGGCGCTCTCCTCGCCGCTCTCCGCGGAGGCGAAGGAATCAACCCGCTTGCCGATCGACTTCTCGATCGCGACGACTCCCTGCGCGTCCGCGAAAACCGCCTGGTTCGCGGACGACTCGATGACCTCTGGGCCAGTATGTCGCCCGAGCAGCGCGGTGAATCGATCGATCGCGTGCGCGAGCGTGTCCGTCAGCTCGACTCCGCCGCGCCGGAGTACTTCCGTCTGCATGAGATGTTGACCGACAGCATCCTGCCGGACGATCTCGAACTCGACTACCTGCTTCGAAAGACGCTCCACGTCGCCCTCCTGGAGCAACGACTTCTGCGTCTTCGTCAGTCGGAAGACGCCCGGGTGGCGGCCCGGGCGAACCTCGAACTTCTGCGCATCGCCACGCAGGAGCCCCGTATGCGCCCGTCGGCATTGATCGTCGGAGACCTGACGGGCCGGCTGAAAGATGTTCTTCTGGACGACGGGAAGACGGCTGGCGAGTTGGCCCAGTCGCTCCTGAATCAGCCCGACTTCCTCAAACGGCAGGAAAACGCGAGAACGCTCTCCGGCGAACTGGTCGCGACGGGGCTCGATGATACGTCGGGCATTTTCGATCTCCCGGCCTCGCTAGGCGAATTCGGTCAGCGCTCACCGATCCTCCAGGGGTGGTCGTTCGCTTCGGATGCCATGCAGGCGCAGCTCACGGTGACCGACGCCCGCGGGGCGATCATGATGCAGGAGCGGATCAATCACGCGATGACCGGCCTGACGCCCCGCGTCAGCACCAGTGGTCGGCTGGCCCTCGCCGAGACGGCGGACGGCTTCCGCATCCTGAACGTCGTCGCCAACGAGACCGTCATCAGTGCAACGCTCAGCTCCGAACCGTTCGAGCCGTTCTTCGGCGGGAATATTGCCGGCCGCGTGCCGGTCAATGGACGTCGCGGCGGCAGCACTCGCCCGGTCGCCCCCCTGCGTCCGGAGCATCTGGCCTACATCAAAGGAGCTCAGCTGCTGGTCGTCGATCCCCTGACCGGACGCGAACACTGGGCGCGGACCGTCGAACCCAACCTCGATATCAGCTCAGACGCCGATTACATCGCCACCCAGGATGCGCGCGGACGTATCCAGGTCTATCGCGCCAGTGACGGGCGGCGCGTGCGCGAGGCGACGCTCCCGCCCGGCGGCATGCTGTACCCCGACTACCGGCACGACGTCCAGCGCCTGATCCGATTGCAGGAGAAAGACGCCGTGCAGGTCGGCCTGTTCCACCCGGCGACGGAAACGTGGACCTGGCAGAGGAAGTTTCCGAACGAGACGCGGTTTGACGTCCTCGACGGACGATCCCTCTGCGCGCTCGAGCCCGGTGGTGGGTTCGTCATCCTTGCGGAGGACGGACATGAAATTGTGAACACGCGACTCGAGGCGCCGGCCGATCTTCAGGCGATGGAAATCTTCCAGGACGGCGCACGGATCTATGTCGTCGCCGTCCGCTTCGGTGGCGTCAGCATCCTCTCGAGCATTCCGCGGGGGCCGCAGCGACCGATCTCGGCCCGGCTCATCGCGGTGCAGCGCGAGGATGGCAGAACGCTGTGGGCACGGGACTTCGATCGCATGGTTCTCGATCCCATGCAGCCCGGGCAGTGGCCATTCCTTCTGGCGACCGCCGCCGGCGAACAGGATGAGGCCAACGAAGAACGAACTCCCTCACCGACGTGGGCCTATCTCCTCGATCGCGCGACCGGAAAGACGCTCCACGCCGCGGAACTCCCGCCGACCGGCGGTTCCCAGCGCGGCTGGAAGATCGATCCGGTGAGCGGCGCCGTCAACCTCAAGGTCGGCGGAGTCGGTCTGCAGGTCACTCCTCGCAGTGCTCCTGCACCCGCCGAGGAAGTCAAGAAGCCCGTGCCGAACCCCGAGGGCAATCCGGCCGAACCCCCGCCTCCGCCCCCCGAGGCCAAGCCTGGGAATTGA